A window from Dermacentor albipictus isolate Rhodes 1998 colony chromosome 10, USDA_Dalb.pri_finalv2, whole genome shotgun sequence encodes these proteins:
- the LOC135911877 gene encoding uncharacterized protein — translation MSPSQKPSEKMSERTLPSRPQQEPQILEFARNGSNPETGHHNSTQDEAKPQPETYTAEAERTDYPPDSTVTQLLAKTKAQRRRKARVTEGYHHHSVSEEDRLHKLEAAQYQNSGCERQRPPPVKRQRTSSSSCGNDAMGEDRHSKFIGIQGMNGVVVEDRPHQKQKRAQRNLKQRGLWHMERSRYFSCQDDVTAGYSSPSTSFNAGKDQRRSAPGSLASTASLLQYGGRRPRRSVKPSPLEYIDSTRHRSCPDDVSASHSSQGTSVNKAKGQRRSAPGPLTPTSSLWEYDSTVPKSPDIAQEETFSGKTVTIPLQPAYHPEVTDAGRLVATHIEDPRKEDYAPGPHCQWRAPEACESREDNTKRIASVLQYGGRRPPRSVKSSPLEYIYSTRHRSCPDDVSASHSSQGTSVNKAQGQRRSAPGPPTPTPSLWEYDSTVPKSPDIAQEETFSGKTVTIPLQPAYHPEVTDAGRLVATHIEDPRKEDYAPGPRRQWRAPEACESREDNTAAARFEERATILRCKRSAATSSTPSDKISRDSKEPLAMRPRRGTTGTLHAEQAGREILPPPARRRYKCATDGNPGSSDTGAPCKPSVPQGNSMSVDVPSGGACEEGTAVALGSERAASRDNSFEHATEELSERRLRYRSALVVDVVLNTVGPVSQASIAMKDLTDRIRRSSTGSLSALSSQFSAILRRHTEHVPDVPLEYPHALADDINTAMVDTVRRKNVELESLMTEMERLKRRVAEYTRSADLSNQSLLEFIYEHRAYMGEQ, via the coding sequence ATGTCACCGTCGCAAAAACCTTCGGAAAAGATGTCGGAGAGAACCCTCCCGTCAAGGCCACAACAAGAGCCTCAAATATTGGAATTCGCTCGTAACGGTTCCAACCCCGAGACCGGCCATCATAATTCTACTCAAGACGAAGCAAAGCCCCAGCCGGAAACTTATACAGCTGAGGCCGAAAGAACTGATTATCCGCCTGACAGCACTGTGACACAGCTACTCGCGAAGACTAAAGCGCAACGCCGGCGAAAAGCCAGAGTTACCGAAGGGTATCACCATCACTCCGTCAGTGAAGAGGACAGGTTGCACAAGCTAGAAGCAGCACAGTATCAAAACTCTGGGTGTGAACGTCAACGCCCACCACCAGTCAAACGCCAACGTACCAGTTCCAGCAGTTGCGGGAACGATGCGATGGGTGAAGACAGGCATAGCAAGTTTATCGGCATCCAGGGCATGAATGGCGTTGTAGTTGAGGATAGGCCTCACCAAAAGCAAAAACGGGCTCAGAGAAACCTGAAGCAACGGGGGTTGTGGCACATGGAACGTTCGCGATACTTTAGCTGCCAGGATGACGTCACTGCTGGTTACTCGAGCCCGAGCACCTCATTCAACGCCGGAAAAGATCAACGTCGAAGTGCGCCGGGGTCCTTGGCGTCAACGGCAAGCCTATTGCAGTATGGAGGAAGGCGTCCCCGGCGTAGCGTGAAGCCCTCGCCGTTGGAGTACATAGACAGTACACGACACCGCAGCTGCCCAGATGACGTCAGCGCTAGTCACTCGAGCCAGGGCACCTCAGTAAACAAGGCAAAAGGTCAACGTCGTAGTGCGCCAGGACCCCTGACGCCAACCTCGAGCCTCTGGGAGTATGACTCCACTGTGCCCAAGTCACCGGACATAGCTCAAGAGGAGACGTTCTCGGGAAAAACGGTAACGATTCCATTGCAACCGGCCTATCACCCTGAAGTTACCGACGCTGGAAGGCTCGTGGCAACACACATTGAAGACCCTCGGAAGGAGGATTACGCGCCTGGCCCCCATTGTCAGTGGCGTGCTCCTGAAGCTTGCGAATCGAGAGAGGACAACACCAAGCGTATTGCAAGCGTATTGCAGTATGGAGGAAGGCGTCCCCCGCGTAGCGTGAAGTCCTCGCCGTTGGAGTACATATACAGTACACGACACCGCAGCTGCCCAGATGACGTCAGCGCCAGTCACTCGAGCCAGGGCACCTCAGTAAACAAGGCACAAGGTCAACGTCGTAGTGCGCCAGGACCTCCGACGCCAACCCCGAGCCTCTGGGAGTATGACTCCACTGTGCCCAAGTCACCGGACATAGCTCAAGAGGAGACGTTCTCGGGAAAAACGGTAACGATTCCATTGCAACCGGCCTATCACCCTGAAGTTACCGACGCTGGAAGGCTCGTGGCAACACACATTGAAGACCCTCGGAAGGAGGATTACGCGCCTGGCCCCCGTCGTCAGTGGCGTGCTCCTGAAGCTTGCGAATCGAGAGAGGACAACACCGCCGCCGCTAGATTTGAAGAACGCGCCACGATTCTAAGGTGCAAACGTAGTGCTGCCACATCTTCCACTCCATCTGACAAGATTTCTAGAGACAGCAAGGAACCGCTTGCTATGAGGCCACGCCGAGGCACGACCGGAACGCTGCATGCGGAGCAAGCAGGACGTGAAATCCTGCCACCTCCTGCGCGGCGTCGCTACAAATGCGCTACCGACGGAAACCCCGGCTCTTCTGATACAGGAGCCCCTTGCAAGCCGAGTGTTCCGCAAGGGAATTCAATGAGTGTCGATGTGCCTTCGGGAGGTGCGTGCGAAGAAGGCACCGCGGTAGCGTTAGGTTCCGAGCGGGCTGCTTCAAGGGACAATTCCTTTGAGCATGCCACGGAAGAACTGTCTGAGAGACGTCTGCGCTATCGAAGTGCACTTGTGGTCGATGTAGTTCTGAACACGGTAGGACCCGTTTCTCAAGCGAGCATTGCAATGAAAGACTTGACAGACAGAATAAGACGGAGCAGCACAGGCAGCTTATCGGCTTTAAGCTCTCAATTTTCAGCAATTTTGAGACGTCACACAGAACATGTTCCGGATGTGCCTTTGGAGTATCCACATGCGCTAGCGGATGACATAAACACGGCCATGGTTGACACTGTGAGGCGAAAGAACGTTGAATTGGAAAGTCTGATGACCGAGATGGAACGACTCAAGCGCAGGGTGGCTGAATACACCCGTAGTGCAGATTTGTCTAACCAGAGTTTACTTGAATTTATCTATGAACACAGAGCGTATATGGGTGAGCAGTAG
- the LOC135911878 gene encoding uncharacterized protein — MEKRSSSESLGTIASPDSPMTQSNVQDSRRIDTLIGVRSSHEDGRVAFTVSEVDSRASGSCTGTGASGSELRDVALRSVEESVTCRSEARAMESEDRFFRAEETTRERRASEYSGAEPAHRSSYGSERQRTTSYSSKYKARASSERREKRSESPRRRRHVYEHWSREDYERRRRNLRTASLRHLVRKRYSALSFGVTSGQSRSNALYRRAQRQSSRRMPESKRSTLADRRDVHPRHLPSVEPVRRESDGVRGSATSSGPHAPGMATLADPPAILAVSWTSQSERIIPELPLAGYHLEDPRKEDYAPGFRREPRPQEYKLVNPASVSEEQYKMQQPHGSAAAPVGHRGEVSRDVEHPSMVRAQRGRQSYMLPSESHERHFVPRPDLRPWHYHFQEHPNFCPRCPTYVGSFVSFCAGGPRPEESLLNYCPRSFENTGSSEGVLQTGGLHLGNPYGRGSQPVLGFQPLTWRDASRMRQPLREQETWLDYPHELADIIFEGMIDTLRAQSDEVDALRAEMREVRSRVANFVASEKKAQDQSRAFIAAVKAQMDKPN; from the coding sequence ATGGAAAAGCGGTCTTCTTCAGAATCCTTAGGAACCATCGCAAGCCCGGATAGCCCGATGACACAATCAAATGTACAAGATTCTCGACGCATTGACACTCTTATTGGTGTAAGGAGCAGCCACGAGGACGGCCGCGTCGCGTTCACCGTTAGTGAGGTTGACAGCCGGGCATCAGGAAGCTGTACTGGCACAGGAGCGAGTGGCTCCGAGCTCCGTGACGTTGCCTTGCGTTCGGTCGAGGAAAGCGTGACGTGTCGCAGTGAAGCCCGCGCAATGGAATCGGAGGACCGTTTCTTCAGGGCAGAGGAAACGACACGTGAGCGCCGAGCGTCAGAATACAGCGGAGCGGAACCCGCGCACCGAAGTTCCTACGGGTCGGAGCGTCAGAGGACTACTTCTTACAGCAGTAAGTACAAAGCGAGAGCCTCAAGTGAGAGGCGCGAAAAGCGCAGCGAAAGTCCTCGAAGGCGTCGGCACGTCTATGAGCACTGGTCCCGTGAAGACTACGAGCGTCGCCGGCGTAACCTGAGGACGGCTTCGCTGCGCCACTTGGTGCGAAAGCGGTACTCCGCCTTGTCTTTCGGCGTCACCAGCGGTCAGTCGCGGTCAAACGCCTTGTACAGAAGGGCGCAGCGGCAGTCATCACGTCGAATGCCGGAGTCTAAGAGGTCGACTCTGGCGGATCGCCGCGACGTGCATCCCCGCCATCTACCTTCCGTCGAGCCCGTACGTCGCGAAAGCGATGGGGTGCGCGGCAGCGCAACGTCCAGTGGACCGCACGCGCCGGGAATGGCCACGTTGGCTGATCCTCCGGCCATTCTTGCAGTAAGCTGGACCTCGCAGTCTGAACGTATCATACCGGAGCTGCCGCTGGCAGGATACCACCTTGAGGACCCTCGCAAGGAAGACTACGCTCCCGGATTTCGTCGTGAACCGCGTCCGCAAGAATACAAATTAGTAAACCCAGCGTCGGTCTCTGAGGAACAGTACAAGATGCAGCAACCCCACGGTAGTGCTGCCGCACCCGTGGGACACCGAGGTGAGGTTTCCAGAGATGTTGAACACCCATCCATGGTTCGAGCACAGAGAGGCCGCCAGAGCTACATGTTGCCCTCAGAAAGCCACGAAAGGCATTTCGTGCCCCGTCCTGACTTGCGTCCTTGGCATTACCATTTTCAGGAGCATCCTAACTTTTGTCCAAGATGCCCAACatatgtgggctcctttgtaAGCTTTTGTGCGGGGGGTCCAAGGCCAGAGGAATCTCTTCTGAATTATTGTCCAAGATCATTTGAGAACACAGGGTCTTCGGAAGGAGTTTTACAGACTGGTGGCCTACATTTGGGAAATCCTTACGGCAGAGGCTCCCAGCCGGTCCTAGGATTTCAGCCACTGACATGGAGGGACGCTTCGAGGATGCGTCAACCGCTACGGGAGCAAGAGACGTGGTTGGACTATCCACATGAACTGGCGGATATTATATTCGAAGGAATGATTGATACATTAAGAGCACAGAGCGACGAAGTGGACGCATTGCGTGCCGAAATGAGAGAAGTGAGAAGCAGAGTGGCGAATTTTGTTGCTTCCGAAAAGAAGGCTCAGGATCAATCACGGGCTTTTATCGCTGCGGTGAAAGCACAAATGGACAAACCTAATTAG